The following proteins are co-located in the Gossypium hirsutum isolate 1008001.06 chromosome A02, Gossypium_hirsutum_v2.1, whole genome shotgun sequence genome:
- the LOC107939573 gene encoding glycine-rich domain-containing protein 1 isoform X1, with translation MTSQLKYVSEEMEMEKEQGLEWIEAQKIEVSLDLAVAAKNQLEFLAAVDSNRWLYDGPTLHRAIYRYNAYWLPLLAKSYEEPILEGPLVVPLDCEWIWHCHRLNPVRYKSDCEELYGKILDNTNVVSSLRGACKQRTEEIWNRLYPNEAYDFDFTKALSENASETLSGLEKHTEYDLVSAVKRQSPFFYQVSRAHMNNDIFIEEAVARYKGFLHLIKRNQENSTKRFCVPTYDIDLIWHTHQLHPVSYCKDLNTVLGKILEHDDTDSDRTKGKKLDVGFSGTTKQWEDTFGKRYWKSGAMYRGNSPSPLAAIPCIPDILPKKIDATNEFPSIIKLPEMRVVEVLLEIVAVKNLPDEKKGNLFVLLSKTQPDVICNTKQKLTILSESGKKQVLLFQCEPTGELHFELMSNSTSTLPVTKTCKTLGTASLSIEEFLDPVSKLAVEKWLDLVPPSGNGSSKLIGLRVAASFTVPTAAPHVLHMVRSHPFSKGSCFHLPLTGTVPSGKSYTRVIDETQAEVIRLQMRESGKAKMKENSILSKQVIGITKHGETHTVAEFLGTHWYLMNSQWVLHNAEVGENGHLFDLKGDRTVKVFSGRKLDYEPQHCEKQKNEGDFMTAVEFSVEHPYGKAVALLNLKSRCLKAKEGWFVLPGLVSMFIFSHILKKEGRIGFTVDGKSTKEIDGATRKVIVDNDQHASIETEVHSDVTLENAMIPEKDGSCNGDCGNEKGNTVRSGGCSGCGAGCGNVVKSGGCGSGCGSGCGGGCGSIVNSGSCGAGGCGAGCGNMVKSGGCGGGCGGGCGGGCGSIVNSGSCGSGCGGGCGGCGSMVNSSGCGLKEENSGCGGGGCGGGGCGGCGAGCGNLINTCVETGGVVKSNGGENPTYMEAAIKA, from the exons ATGACAAGCCAACTGAAATACGTTTCCG AAGAGATGGAAATGGAGAAAGAGCAAGGACTGGAATGGATCGAAGCTCAAAAGATCGAAGTCAGTTTGGACCTTGCAGTTGCTGCCAAGAACCAGCTTGAATTCCTCGCTGCTGTCGATAGCAACCGTTGGCTCTACGATGGCCCTACTCTCCATAGAGCCATTTACAG GTACAATGCTTACTGGCTTCCCTTGCTAGCCAAAAGTTATGAAGAACCCATTTTGGAAGGGCCTTTGGTTGTTCCTCTTGATTGTGAATGGATTTGGCATTGCCATAGGCTAAACCCA GTTCGTTACAAGTCTGACTGTGAAGAACTCTATGGGAAGATCCTTGACAATACTAATGTTGTGTCTTCCCTTCGAGGCGCATGTAAACAGCGAACTGAAGAAATTTGGAACAGACTTTATCCAAATGAAGCTTATGACTTCGATTTCACCAAAGCCTTGTCTGAAAATGCCTCTGAAACACTTTCTGGACTTGAAAAACACACTGAATATGATCTAGTTTCAGCTGTTAAAAGGCAGAGTCCTTTCTTTTATCAG GTATCCAGAGCGCATATGAATAACGATATCTTTATCGAAGAAGCTGTAGCTAGGTATAAGGGTTTCCTTCATCTGATCAAGAGGAATCAAGAGAATTCGACAAAGCGCTTTTGCGTTCCAACCTATGACATCGACCTTATCTGGCACACGCACCAGTTGCATCCTGTCTCTTACTGCAAAGATTTGAATACAGTACTTGGTAAGATATTGGAGCATGATGATACAGACTCAGACAGAACTAAGGGGAAGAAGCTCGATGTCGGATTTTCGGGGACTACTAAACAGTGGGAGGATACATTCGGCAAAAGATACTGGAAGTCGGGGGCCATGTATAGAGGGAATTCTCCATCTCCTCTTGCAGCTATTCCTTGCATTCCCGACATTTTACCTAAGAAAATAGATGCAACAAATGAGTTTCCGAGCATTATTAAGCTTCCTGAGATGAGGGTTGTAGAG GTACTTTTGGAGATTGTTGCAGTTAAGAACTTACCTGACGAAAAGAAGGGGAATCTCTTTGTCTTGTTAAGTAAAACTCAACCCGATGTAATCTGTAATACTAAGCAGAAACTGACTATTTTATCTGAGTCTGGGAAGAAACAGGTTCTTTTATTTCAGTGTGAACCTACTGGTGAACTGCATTTCGAACTCATGTCAAATTCAACTTCCACTTTACCAGTAACAAAGACATGCAAAACTCTAGGCACTGCTTCACTCTCCATAGAAGAGTTTCTAGATCCGGTTTCCAAACTTGCTGTGGAGAAATGGTTGGACTTGGTACCCCCTTCTGGAAATGGATCTTCAAAACTGATTGGCCTACGTGTTGCTGCTTCCTTCACGGTTCCTACAGCAGCACCACATGTGCTTCACATGGTTCGATCCCATCCTTTTTCGAAAGGTTCTTGTTTTCATCTCCCTCTTACCGGAACTGTCCCAAGTGGCAAGAGCTACACCCGTGTCATTGATGAAACTCAAGCTGAGGTCATAAGACTCCAAATGAG GGAGTCCGGGAAGGCAAAGATGAAAGAGAACAGCATCTTGAGTAAGCAAGTAATTGGTATCACAAAGCATGGAGAAACTCATACTGTAGCAGAGTTTCTAGGGACTCATTGGTATTTGATGAATTCCCAATGGGTTCTTCACAATGCAGAAGTCGGTGAAAATGGTCATCTCTTTGATCTCAAAGGCGATAGGACG GTAAAAGTTTTTTCTGGTAGAAAACTGGATTACGAGCCCCAACATTGTGAGAAGCAGAAGAACGAAGGTGACTTTATGACTGCGGTTGAATTTTCTGTTGAACATCCATACGGAAAAGCTGTTGCATTGCTTAACTTGAAATCTAGATGCTTGAAG GCAAAGGAGGGATGGTTTGTTTTGCCCGGATTGGTATCGATGTTTATATTTTCTCACATTTTGAAGAAGGAAGGACGCATTGGCTTCACTGTTGATGGCAAAAGTACGAAAGAGATTGATGGTGCAACACGAAAGGTAATTGTTGACAACGACCAGCATGCCTCCATTGAAACTGAAGTCCATTCGGATGTGACATTGGAAAATGCAATGATACCTGAAAAAGATGGTTCATGCAATGGGGACTGTGGAAATGAGAAAGGCAACACGGTAAGAAGTGGTGGCTGCAGTGGTTGTGGCGCTGGATGTGGAAACGTGGTGAAGAGTGGTGGTTGTGGTAGTGGTTGCGGCAGTGGATGTGGGGGTGGTTGTGGAAGCATAGTGAATAGTGGCAGCTGCGGTGCCGGTGGTTGTGGTGCTGGATGTGGAAACATGGTGAAGAGTGGTGGCTGTGGTGGTGGTTGCGGGGGTGGGTGCGGGGGTGGTTGTGGAAGCATAGTGAATAGCGGCAGTTGTGGCTCTGGCTGTGGTGGTGGCTGTGGAGGTTGTGGAAGCATGGTGAATAGCAGTGGTTGTGGACTCAAGGAGGAGAACAGTGGTTGTGGCGGTGGCGGTTGTGGCGGTGGCGGTTGTGGTGGTTGTGGCGCTGGGTGTGGCAACCTTATAAATACCTGTGTCGAAACCGGAGGTGTGGTAAAAAGTAATGGGGGTGAAAATCCCACATACATGGAGGCGGCTATAAAAGCTTGA
- the LOC107939573 gene encoding glycine-rich domain-containing protein 1 isoform X2 has translation MTSQLKYVSEMEMEKEQGLEWIEAQKIEVSLDLAVAAKNQLEFLAAVDSNRWLYDGPTLHRAIYRYNAYWLPLLAKSYEEPILEGPLVVPLDCEWIWHCHRLNPVRYKSDCEELYGKILDNTNVVSSLRGACKQRTEEIWNRLYPNEAYDFDFTKALSENASETLSGLEKHTEYDLVSAVKRQSPFFYQVSRAHMNNDIFIEEAVARYKGFLHLIKRNQENSTKRFCVPTYDIDLIWHTHQLHPVSYCKDLNTVLGKILEHDDTDSDRTKGKKLDVGFSGTTKQWEDTFGKRYWKSGAMYRGNSPSPLAAIPCIPDILPKKIDATNEFPSIIKLPEMRVVEVLLEIVAVKNLPDEKKGNLFVLLSKTQPDVICNTKQKLTILSESGKKQVLLFQCEPTGELHFELMSNSTSTLPVTKTCKTLGTASLSIEEFLDPVSKLAVEKWLDLVPPSGNGSSKLIGLRVAASFTVPTAAPHVLHMVRSHPFSKGSCFHLPLTGTVPSGKSYTRVIDETQAEVIRLQMRESGKAKMKENSILSKQVIGITKHGETHTVAEFLGTHWYLMNSQWVLHNAEVGENGHLFDLKGDRTVKVFSGRKLDYEPQHCEKQKNEGDFMTAVEFSVEHPYGKAVALLNLKSRCLKAKEGWFVLPGLVSMFIFSHILKKEGRIGFTVDGKSTKEIDGATRKVIVDNDQHASIETEVHSDVTLENAMIPEKDGSCNGDCGNEKGNTVRSGGCSGCGAGCGNVVKSGGCGSGCGSGCGGGCGSIVNSGSCGAGGCGAGCGNMVKSGGCGGGCGGGCGGGCGSIVNSGSCGSGCGGGCGGCGSMVNSSGCGLKEENSGCGGGGCGGGGCGGCGAGCGNLINTCVETGGVVKSNGGENPTYMEAAIKA, from the exons ATGACAAGCCAACTGAAATACGTTTCCG AGATGGAAATGGAGAAAGAGCAAGGACTGGAATGGATCGAAGCTCAAAAGATCGAAGTCAGTTTGGACCTTGCAGTTGCTGCCAAGAACCAGCTTGAATTCCTCGCTGCTGTCGATAGCAACCGTTGGCTCTACGATGGCCCTACTCTCCATAGAGCCATTTACAG GTACAATGCTTACTGGCTTCCCTTGCTAGCCAAAAGTTATGAAGAACCCATTTTGGAAGGGCCTTTGGTTGTTCCTCTTGATTGTGAATGGATTTGGCATTGCCATAGGCTAAACCCA GTTCGTTACAAGTCTGACTGTGAAGAACTCTATGGGAAGATCCTTGACAATACTAATGTTGTGTCTTCCCTTCGAGGCGCATGTAAACAGCGAACTGAAGAAATTTGGAACAGACTTTATCCAAATGAAGCTTATGACTTCGATTTCACCAAAGCCTTGTCTGAAAATGCCTCTGAAACACTTTCTGGACTTGAAAAACACACTGAATATGATCTAGTTTCAGCTGTTAAAAGGCAGAGTCCTTTCTTTTATCAG GTATCCAGAGCGCATATGAATAACGATATCTTTATCGAAGAAGCTGTAGCTAGGTATAAGGGTTTCCTTCATCTGATCAAGAGGAATCAAGAGAATTCGACAAAGCGCTTTTGCGTTCCAACCTATGACATCGACCTTATCTGGCACACGCACCAGTTGCATCCTGTCTCTTACTGCAAAGATTTGAATACAGTACTTGGTAAGATATTGGAGCATGATGATACAGACTCAGACAGAACTAAGGGGAAGAAGCTCGATGTCGGATTTTCGGGGACTACTAAACAGTGGGAGGATACATTCGGCAAAAGATACTGGAAGTCGGGGGCCATGTATAGAGGGAATTCTCCATCTCCTCTTGCAGCTATTCCTTGCATTCCCGACATTTTACCTAAGAAAATAGATGCAACAAATGAGTTTCCGAGCATTATTAAGCTTCCTGAGATGAGGGTTGTAGAG GTACTTTTGGAGATTGTTGCAGTTAAGAACTTACCTGACGAAAAGAAGGGGAATCTCTTTGTCTTGTTAAGTAAAACTCAACCCGATGTAATCTGTAATACTAAGCAGAAACTGACTATTTTATCTGAGTCTGGGAAGAAACAGGTTCTTTTATTTCAGTGTGAACCTACTGGTGAACTGCATTTCGAACTCATGTCAAATTCAACTTCCACTTTACCAGTAACAAAGACATGCAAAACTCTAGGCACTGCTTCACTCTCCATAGAAGAGTTTCTAGATCCGGTTTCCAAACTTGCTGTGGAGAAATGGTTGGACTTGGTACCCCCTTCTGGAAATGGATCTTCAAAACTGATTGGCCTACGTGTTGCTGCTTCCTTCACGGTTCCTACAGCAGCACCACATGTGCTTCACATGGTTCGATCCCATCCTTTTTCGAAAGGTTCTTGTTTTCATCTCCCTCTTACCGGAACTGTCCCAAGTGGCAAGAGCTACACCCGTGTCATTGATGAAACTCAAGCTGAGGTCATAAGACTCCAAATGAG GGAGTCCGGGAAGGCAAAGATGAAAGAGAACAGCATCTTGAGTAAGCAAGTAATTGGTATCACAAAGCATGGAGAAACTCATACTGTAGCAGAGTTTCTAGGGACTCATTGGTATTTGATGAATTCCCAATGGGTTCTTCACAATGCAGAAGTCGGTGAAAATGGTCATCTCTTTGATCTCAAAGGCGATAGGACG GTAAAAGTTTTTTCTGGTAGAAAACTGGATTACGAGCCCCAACATTGTGAGAAGCAGAAGAACGAAGGTGACTTTATGACTGCGGTTGAATTTTCTGTTGAACATCCATACGGAAAAGCTGTTGCATTGCTTAACTTGAAATCTAGATGCTTGAAG GCAAAGGAGGGATGGTTTGTTTTGCCCGGATTGGTATCGATGTTTATATTTTCTCACATTTTGAAGAAGGAAGGACGCATTGGCTTCACTGTTGATGGCAAAAGTACGAAAGAGATTGATGGTGCAACACGAAAGGTAATTGTTGACAACGACCAGCATGCCTCCATTGAAACTGAAGTCCATTCGGATGTGACATTGGAAAATGCAATGATACCTGAAAAAGATGGTTCATGCAATGGGGACTGTGGAAATGAGAAAGGCAACACGGTAAGAAGTGGTGGCTGCAGTGGTTGTGGCGCTGGATGTGGAAACGTGGTGAAGAGTGGTGGTTGTGGTAGTGGTTGCGGCAGTGGATGTGGGGGTGGTTGTGGAAGCATAGTGAATAGTGGCAGCTGCGGTGCCGGTGGTTGTGGTGCTGGATGTGGAAACATGGTGAAGAGTGGTGGCTGTGGTGGTGGTTGCGGGGGTGGGTGCGGGGGTGGTTGTGGAAGCATAGTGAATAGCGGCAGTTGTGGCTCTGGCTGTGGTGGTGGCTGTGGAGGTTGTGGAAGCATGGTGAATAGCAGTGGTTGTGGACTCAAGGAGGAGAACAGTGGTTGTGGCGGTGGCGGTTGTGGCGGTGGCGGTTGTGGTGGTTGTGGCGCTGGGTGTGGCAACCTTATAAATACCTGTGTCGAAACCGGAGGTGTGGTAAAAAGTAATGGGGGTGAAAATCCCACATACATGGAGGCGGCTATAAAAGCTTGA